CTCCATACCCATAGTTGTTCGTATCAATAATCCCAAGCACGCTCTGCAGAATTCCGGTATATGGAAGCAGCTCTTCCGACACGCCGGAAAGATCAAACATCAGAGTGGCATAACCGATTCCGTTCGACTCGATTTCATGATGCACCAGTTTGATGCCGTCGATTTCCTTTTCTGTATTATAAACAGGAGCGATCTCTTCTGTGATATCTTCTCTGTTTAATACCGGAATCTTTGCCATATCTTCCGGAGCATCTTCTGACTCCTGATACGCTTCCAGCTCTTTTGTAGCTGCCACCAGTCTGTTAAGTTCTTCCTCACTCAGCCCCGCTTTATAAGCTGCCAGTTTTTCTTCCAGCTCTTTGTCCATCCGAGCTGTCCGCCCTTTTTCCGGCTTTACGATCACGATGGAGCCATGCTGATTATCAAGCAGATAAGTCTGGATCAGTTTTTCAAAATATCCGGTAGAAATCTGTTCTTTCAAATATTCAAAGGTCGGGATTGCCTGCATATGCATAAATGGCTCGTTCTCATCATACAGCCAGCTGTCCATGATCTGCAGGCCGTACATCAGTCCCTTTGGATAATTTCCAAAATCTGCCTCTCTGAAGCGGAACTCGTGATAGTTGATCCCTGCCTCCAGAGATTTTTTATCCATTCCGTTTTTCACGATCGACTGGAGTGTCTCTTCGATCACACGGATAAATGCCTCTTTCTGATCACGATTCGCATTTTTAGAGACAATAGAAAAGATCGGCTGATAGATTCCATTGTCATAAGAACCCATGATATCTTTTCCGATTCCTGCATCCAAAAGCGCTTTTTTCAGCGGTGCACCCGGTGCAGAGAGCAGTGCATAGTCCAGAATCTGAAACGCCAGATACAGCTTTTCATCCAGACTTGTCCCGATGACTTTATTATAAGAAAGATACGTATTATCCTCCTCAGACTCCTCACTGGAGATCGAATACTCCATCTCCAGTTCTCTGATCTCTTCAAACGGTTTCTGATATTTGATCTCGGAATCCACTTCGATCGCATCAAATGCTGACAGATAATTTTCATCCAGCCATCTTAACTTTTCTTCCATGTCCATATCTCCGTAAAGATAGATATAGCTGTTAGACGGATGATAATATGTCCTGTGGAAATTCAAAAACTGCTCGTACGTCAGCTCCGGGATCACATCCGGATCACCGCCGGATTCATTGGCGTAAGAAGTGTCCGGGAACAGAGAATTCTGGATCACACGGTCCAGCACACCTTCCGGAGACGAAAACGCTCCCTTCATCTCATTGTATACCACGCCATTGTACTCCAGCTTTCCATCTGCCGTATCCAGTTTGTAGCTCCACCCTTCCTGACGGAAGATTTCATCATGCTCATAGATGTTCGGATAAAATACTGCATCCATGTATACATGCATTAAATTCTGAAAATCCTTCGAATTACAGCTTGCAACCGGATATAATGTCTTGTCCGGATAGGTCATAGCATTCAAAAACGTATTCAGTGATCCCTTTACCAGTTCCACAAACGGGTCTTTCACCGGAAAATTTTTCGAGCCGCACAGCACGGAATGTTCCATAATATGAGGAACTCCGGTACTGTCCGGAGCCGGTGTGCGGAATCCGATCGTAAATACCTTATTCTCGTCATCATTGGCAAACAGTAAGATCTTTGCCTGGCTTTTTTTATGTTTTAACAGGATCCCTTTTGATTTCAGGTCAGATAAATCTTCTTCCCGAATTACTTCATATGCATTCAAATCATAAATACTCATCTTCATTCGCTCCTCTGTATTCTGTAATTGCATACAGGCATTATACCATTATCTGCACAACTTTAAAAGGGGCGAACTGATTTCACGCTTGCATTCACACTTGCAGCTTTACACTTGCAGTCGCTACGATGTCTGCACCTGTTCCCGCCACATTTTCAAGAAGAACATCTCCGATTTCTACCGGTGCATCTGCATGCACATCCTTTAACTGCCGAATACAGTCCATGATCTTCTCTTTTGGGATTTCTTTCTTTGTTTTTACCGAAACACGAGGCTGCGTTCCCCCGGTCACAGGCACCGTCGTCGTTACGATCCGAACCGGATGCAAAATCTCTGCTTCGGCATATTTTGCCCCTCTCGGACAATGATTGCCGGAAACACTGACCACGGTTTTATTTTCTGTCACTGCTGTGATCTGACATCCCAGAGGGCAGCAGATGCATGTCAACTCTCTCTCTTTCATATCACAATTCCTCCATCTGCAGTCTGATTTCCTTTATTTCCGCCACTTTTTCAAACACATTCTCCGGGATCAGGATTTGTTCCATCTCTCCCGGCGCTGCTGATTTTTTCTTTTTCTCCAACGCCAGCTCTCCATTGAGATATACCTGCACTTTACACGCCCCGAAGACTTTGTTCACCCGAAATCGGATATTCAATCCTTTCTCCTGTTTTCTGTGAATCTGGGACGGTACTGTGTAGCGCACGCCTCCCTCTGACTGAATCCGGACGAACGTTTCTGTGACAGAATGTTCTGTCTTTTGAACTGCTCTCTGCGCATACTCTGCAGCTGCCTTTCCTGCCCGCGTGGCTTCCTCTGACACAAAATCCACCAGATCATGTACATGCAGCACATTGCCACAGGCAAAAATCCCCTCCACATCTGTTTCCAGATTTTCATCCACCAACGGACCGTTTGTCACAGGATTCAAACTGACCTGCGCCTGTCTGGAAAGCTCATTTTCCGGCAGCAGCCCCACGGATAACAGCAAGGTATCACAGGCATAGAACTCTTCTGTTCCCGGAATCGGTCTTGCCTGTGCATCCACCTGTGCCAGTGTAACTCCCTCCACTCGTTTTTTCCCGTGTATTTTTACAACCGTATGGCTCAATTTCAGCGGGATTCCATAATCATCCAGACACTGCACGATATTTCGTTTCAAACCTCCCGAATATGGCATCAGTTCTGCAACGACATTGACGTGCGCACCTTCCAGCGTCATCCTCCGCGCCATGATCAGGCCGATATCACCGGAACCTAAGATCACCACTTCTCTTCCCGGCAGATATCCTTCCATATTGACCAGACGCTGTGCCGTTCCTGCTGTATAAATGCCTGCCGGACGATATCCCGGAATATTTAAGGCGCCTCTTGGACGTTCTCTGCATCCCATGGCAAGTACGATCGCATCTGCCTGTATCTGACAGATTCCCCTCTCGCTGCTCATCGTTGTCACAACCCGCTCTTTTGTGATATCCATAACCATGGTGTTTAATCGATATTCAATGTCAAGCGCTTCCACCTGTTCGATAAATCTCGCCGCATACTCCGGACCTGTCAGTTCTTCTTTGAATGTATGCAGCCCAAACCCATTATGGATACACTGATTCAAAATACCGCCAAGTCTCTCATCCCTCTCCAGGATCACAATCTTTTTGGCTCCCGCAGCTCTGGCTGCCACTGCCGCTGCCAGTCCTGCCGGTCCTCCGCCGATAATCACAATCTCATATCTTACCATCTTTATTCCTCCCCACGATCATCTCGGAACCTGCTCCGTTTTTCGTAATCTCTTCCTGTCTGATCTTCAATTCCCGTTCCAGAATCTCCATTCTCTTCGGTGTACAAAAGCCTGCCTGACACCTGCCCATTCCAGCTCTCGTTCTGCGCTTGATTCCATCCATAGTCGTTGCTCCCAGAGGTCTGTGAATGGAATCTAAAATTTCGCCCTCGGAAATCATCTCACAGCGGCAGACAATTCTTCCATAAGCCGGATTTTTTCTGATCAGCTCATTTCTCTCTTTTGCTGTCAATTCTGCCGGATTTAAAATTCCCTTCCTGGTTTTGCAAAATGCAGGGTTTTCTTTCAACTCCAACACATTTCTCACAATTTCTGCCGCCAGCCTTCCAATTGCAGGGGCACTGGTCAGTCCCGGTGACTCAATGCCAGCGCAATCGATAAATCCTGGTGCATCCTCAACTTCTTGGATCACAAATTCATGTCCATCCTCATGTGCCCGAAGTCCCGCAAATCCGGTAATCACCTGCCGGAATGGAATCTCCTTGACACTGTGCTGTGCTTTTTTGCAAATCTCTTCCATTCCCTGCATGGTTGTGTCTGTTCCTTCCTTTTGTTCCACATCCGTTGCGGTCGGTCCTATCAGAAGGTTTCCATGCACAGTCGGTGTGACAAGCACCCCTTTTCCATACTTTCCGGGCAAGGTGAACACCGTATGACTGACATGTGCTCCTGTGGTTTTATCCAACAGAAAATATTCCCCTTTTCGCGGCGTAATGTGGAGCTTCTTTTCACTGACCATATTGTGGAATTCATCTGCATATACCCCGGCTGCATTGACGACCACTTTTGTTTCGTACACTGTATCCTGTGTGCTGATCCGATATCCACCTTTCACGCTTCGCTCAATTGTTTTCACTTCCTGCTCCAGACAGAAGTCCACACCATTTTGCGCTGCATTCTCTGCCAGTGCGATATTTAAGCCGAACGGACAGACAATCCCGCCTGTCGGTGCATACAACGCCGCAACAGCCTCGTCAGCAATATTGGGTTCCATCGCTTTCAATGCAGCTCTGTCAAGAATCTGCAGCTCCTCCACTCCGTTTCGCCTGCCTCTCTCCAATAATTCATATAACCTTTCCACTTCTTTTTCGTTCGTACAAACCACAAGAGAACCATTCTTCTGATATGGAAAGTCCAGCTCTTTTGAAAGTTTTTCCATCATTTTACTGCCTTCTACATTTAATTTTGCCATCAAACTGCCTTCTTTTGCATCAAATCCTGCATGAACAATCCCACTGTTTGCCTTGGATGTCCCACAACAGACGTCTGCCTCTTTGTCCAGTACACAAAATTTTCCCTGATAACGGGACAACTCTCTTGCAATAGCCGCTCCGCTTACTCCTGCTCCGATTATGATCACATCATACATTTGACTACCTCCCATACAACACAAAAGAGCCTGACAAACAACACATCCTTCGATGCGTTATCCGCCAGACTCTCTTCTCTTTGGCTTTTCTATTCTGTTATAATTACTATATACCTTTTCTTCTGGTATTGGCAAGTGCTTTATTCAGTTTCTTTAAAAATCAGATACATTTGGTATCCATTTCTTTCTAATCGAATACTTTTTCCTAATTTTACCATCTTGCCACTTATACACTCCATGCAACACTTTTCTTTTAATTCTTCAGGAAGTACATATTCCTGTGTTTTTCCTTCTTTTTGCATAAATACATAAAGTGTTTCTTTGGCTCCCTCTTTTTTCAATGCCAAACTATTTTCCGAATTAATCCACTGTAGTTCTGTTGAACAAAAACTATCGTATTTCTTTCTTAGTTCAATCATCCTACTTATAAATTCAAATAATTCCCGGTTCTGCTTCTCTTTTTCCCATATCATGCACTGACGATTACTGTGCTCTCCACCTCCCATACCTATTTCTCCGCCGTAGTAAACACACGGAGTTCCCGGAAAAATAAACATGAATAAATATGCTAATTTTACCAGTGAAACGTCTTGTCCTGCTCTGTTCAAAATTCTCTCTGTATCATGGCTTTCCAACAAATTAAATAAATTTGCTGTTACATTCTTAGGGTAAGACGTCAAAAGCCTTCCAATAGCATAACGGAACTGTTCCTCAGAATATATCCTCTCTCCCTCCTTTTCTTTTCTGAAATACTTCCATATAGGCATTGCAAATTCATAATTCATTACTGCATCAAATTGATCCCCCATAAGCCATGGCAACGAATTATCCCAATTTTCGCCCAAAATATACAATTCAGGATTTCTATCTTTGACTCTTTTTCGAAATTCTCGCCAAAAATCATGTGGAACTTCATTTGAGACATCCAAACGCCATCCATCAATATGATATTTTTCTGTCCAGAAACACGCCGCCTCTAGCAAATACTCTCTAACTTCCGGATTACCTGTATTCCACTTTGGCATTGTCGGTGTATATGCAAATGTTCTGTAATTCAGTTCTTCTCTTGGTATCTCCTGTGGAACTCCATCGAGTACCTGACCATCAAAAATCGGCTTATCTGCATCCAAAATATAAAAATAATCATAATACTTTGATTCTTTTCCATGCATCAACACATCTTGCCAAAATGGATGCTGATATCCACAGTGATTAAACACCGCATCCAACATAATCCTTATTCCCCTCTGATGTGCTTCCTTTACCAACTTCTCAAATATTTCATTTGTTCCAAACTCTGGATCAATTATAAAATAGTCAATCGTATCATATTTATGTGAACTTGTAGCTTTAAAAATAGGTGTTAAATAAATCCCTGTAAACCCTGCCTTTTGGATATAGTCCAACTTTTCGATAATTCCTTCCAGATTTCCCCCAAATTTTTTCAATGCGCCATCCATTTCTTCGCTTCCCCATGGAAGCACATTCCTTCCATCTCCTGGTGTTCCATTACAAAATCTTTCTGGGAAAATCTGATACCATACTGTATGAGCTACCCAATGCGGTGCTTTATACAGATCTTCTTTACAAATATATGGATAATTGAAATAATTAAATAAGTTATATAGTTCCGATTCATCTTCTTTATAAGGAATTCTGTCATGGCATCCCATAATATATTTTTCTTTTTCTGTTTCAATCACAAAACAGTATTTACACCGCTTTGTATCCAGATTTCCTGCTTCTGCAAACCAGCAGTCATACATTTCCGTCATTTGCTCTTTTCTCATCTCCAAGCGAATAATGGATTCTTTATCTAAATCATACATCATAGAACCGTCATTACGAGGAACCCAATTAAATGGATCCAGGGCCAACAATTCTACTTTTCTAACCGCTCCACGTTCGGTTTTTAATCGAATATGTAATGTATTTTCATTATATGCATAGGCATATTCACTCTTTGCCTGATGCAAAACTGTTGTAAAATTCATGATTTCTCCTTCTATTCACTCGCTACTAACGCTTCAAAATCATCCTGTGCCTTTTTTGCACCTTCTTCTGGTGTTATTTTTCCGTCAAATACAGCACTTAATACACTCTGCATAGTGGTCCAATAATAAGAAATTCTTTTTACTTGCGGCATTGGAACAGCGTCGTCAAATGCTTCCGTATATACTTTTAAAGCATCATCATCCTTCAATCCATTGATATTTTCAATATTTTTTCTTGCTGTCACATTGTAAGCTTTCTCGTAAAGAATTTCTGCACCTTCCTCTGATACCAGATATTCTGCAAAAAGCTGTGCAGCATTCGGATATTCAGAATAAGAAGAAACATATGCATTCTGAACACCGGCCATTGTTTTCATCTGTTTTCCGTCCATAGTCGGCAAAGTCGAAACACCAAAATTTGTGTTCTGCTCTTTTAATGTTTTAATCAACCATGAACCAATAAAGTAATATGCCGTTTTTCCATCTATAAAGTTCTGTTCCAGTTGCGTAATTGTTTCAATTTTTAAATCATCTGCTTTCACCGGAATTAATTCATTTAAATTGCGCACTCGCTCCAATGCTTTCAGAAATTCCGGAGTTTTAAATCCAGGATCATCGTTATTTTTTCCATCCTCACCAAAAGGCTTAAATCCATCTACACTTAAAAATGGAAACATATTGTACGCTTCTGTCACTACCGAAAGATACCAAAACTTATTTTCTGCTGGATTATTAAATAACTTTGCTTCCTCAATAATCTGCTCCATAGTCTCTGCCGGCTCTCCCTGTACAAGGTCTTTGTTGTACAACATTGCATAACATTCTATCGTCACTGGAACTCCATATAAATCCCCATCTGTTTCTACGGTTTCCACTGCAATTTCATTGACATCATCCCTGACAGATTCTTCTATTTGATCATTTAACTTCAGAAGGAGTCCTGCATCTTTTGCCGTCAGATATGCATCATGAGATGCCATAAACACATCTGCTCCATTTCCGCTTGGTCCATCCAGTGTCATCTTGTTTACAATGTCCATTCCAGCTTCTTCTACCTCCACTGGAACACCATATTCCTCTTCAAATGCTTTTGCAACCGATTCTCCGTATTCCAGCTTTCCTCCGCCTACCCGAAATTTCAACTGTGCACCTTCTTCTGCAATTAATTCATCTGTACTTTCTGTTGTACTCTCTTCCAGAGGAATCTCTTTCTTTCCACATCCTCCAAGAATACTAAGTGTCAGTACACCTACTAAAACTAATGAAATAATCCTTTTTTTCATACTTTTTCTCCTCCTTTTGCTCGTTAGCCTTTATCTGCACCAGAAGCAACGCCCTGGACTAGATACTTTTGAAACAATATAAATACAATTGTAATTGGAACAGCAACCAGAACAGCTCCTGCTGCAAAAACAGTAAAATTTGTCGTATCTGTTCCATTGATCAGTTCAAATAACCCAACAGCCAATGTTTTGCTATCATTTCCAGATAAAAGAATGTTGGGCAAAATATAATCCATCCACGGCATCATGAATTGTGATACCGCACAGTATGTGATGATAGGTTTTGACATAGGCAATACAATTTTTCCAAATGTCTGAATTTTTGTACATCCATCAATATACGCTGCCTCATCAACCGCTATCGGCAATCCATCCAGATATCCTTTCACAAGCCATGTATTATATGGGATTGCTCCTATTGAATACACGATAACCATCGAAATGGGCTTGCCTACTAATCCCAATGCCAAAAACAGCGTATAGATTGCTGTCATAGACAAAAATGTAGGAAACATCGATAGAATCATCACTGTCAAGAGCCCTGTTTTCCTTCCTTTAAACTGAAACCGTGACATCACCCAGGATGTAAGCATGATCAATATAACAGAACAGCATGTACTGACTACCGCAATTTCCAATGTATTAACAAACCATGTTCCATAGTTTGTTTCTGAAAATAATCGCTGAAAATTATTTAGTGTCAAATGAGACAATGAGAGATTTCCTAATGCATTCCCTGACTGAAAAGCAGAAAGAATAATCCATACTACCGGAACCAATACTACAATAGACATAAACATCAATTCTCCATTCACTAAAATAGCAATGATCTTTTTCTTCATTTCTTTTCTCCTACAACTCTTTAAATGATGTGGTTCTTCTGAAGTTCCATAAAGATACCACTCCTACAAATATAAAAAGCAATACACTCATGACAGCTGCAATATCATACATTTGTTGATTTAGTGTCAATTTATAAATCCAAGAAATTAAAATATCTGTATCACCTGCAAACTGCATCTCTGTATTAATTGGTCCTCCTTGTGTCAGGAAATATATGAGCCCAAATCCATTAAAGTTTGCTGCCATGCTCATAACTAAATTGGGCATTGTAGCTTTAAATACAAGCGGAAGCGTAATTTTCCCAAATTGTTGTATGCTACTAGCCCCATCAATTGCTGCCGCTTCATAAAGACTATGATCTAAATTGGAAAGCACTCCCATCATCATAAGCATAAACATCGGAAATCCCAACCAAAAACTAACACAAATAACTACAATCTTAGCTGATATCGGATCCGAAATAAATCCTATATTTTCTGAAATAAGTCCTAAACGTAACAACAATTGATTCACCGGACTGAACTGACCATTCAAAAGGTTTCTAAATACGAGTAAACTTACCATTTGAGGAATCGCCCACGGAAGAATTAAAATTGACTGAAATACCTTTTTTAATTTTACCGATTTATGGTTCAATATCAGTGCCTGAATCAATCCAAAAAAATAAGGTAACAATGTAGAACACAATGTCCAAATTATCGTCCATCCCAACACCTTAAAAAATGTCTCAGACCAGATTGAAACAGTAAATAATTTTTTAAAATTTTCAAACCCCACCCAGTCTAATAATTGTCCAGGTGGAAGATGATTCCTGTTGTAATTCAAAAATGCTGTCAAAAAAGTAAAAACAATTGGCATTAAGACAACAAAAATAAAAACAATACCTATAGGAATTAAGATAAAATAAGGTAAATTCTTTGAAAAACTTTTTTGCCAAGATACTTTGCTTTCTATTTTTTTGTTTCCTGCCTGTATATCGTAAATATTCCATACATATGTTGCAAAAGCAATTCCCAATATAAGTATTGCAATAACCCCATTAATCAGAAGCATTGTCGAGTGATCTCCATATCTTCCACCTGCTTTTTCACCTAATGTGATCATGCCCCATATTCCTTTTGTAAAAAATCCACCATGAAGCCGTAAAGAAAATTCTGGTATTCTTCCCTGAAAATATTCTATCCAGTACCCACTCAACAGTTCAATCAGCATAATCAGAAATTGAGGCAAAAATAATACGCCTCCTTTAATACGCTGTCTATAGACAAAAAATTGTCCGCTTCCGCAACAAACAATGGATAACAACAGGGCATTTTTCTTTCTCTTCATCTCTCTTTTTTCCATCCTCGTTTTCCTCTCATGTGGTTTTTTATCAGCAATCACTTATGCGTTTAACTAACTGTAGTATACACTTATTTTTGTAACACTTCAATCTTTTTCACATTTTTCAGCATTGTATATAATTGTTATTTATGCATTTTTACTTATGTTAACTTAACATTTTTTTATTAAGTGCGTTGAACAAACTATAAGACCGTATTTTTCTGCATTTTTAAATTCTATTAAGTACTTAATAAAATTGTACAAAAAAAGAAAAGAAACCATGATTTTAGTCACTTCTCACAATTCCTTTTCCTTCACTCTGTTTTCATTTCACTAATTGATCTTTATATAATTAGTACCACTTGGCATATCTAATCTACTGTTATTTCCGTCTATACATAATAATTTCTGCATCACTTCTACTGCTTTTCTTGCTTTTTCTTTATTACTTACAACTATGATCTTCGTGTCTGGAAGAAGCATAATATCTTTCTCTGAATGAACCACAACGCAAATATTCCTATTATCCACATAATTTTCTACCTGTACTCCCAGAATTTCTCCAATAATCAATCCTTTTTTTTGTTGATGTGACTGGAGAAATTCTGGAAGATTACTTCCACTTTTATTAACAAAAATATTTTCTTGTTTTACTCTTTTTCTGATATATTCTAATAGATAATCATTAAAGTAATCTTCCAATACAACATAAAATTCTTCTCCCAAAATTTCTTGTGCTTTATCCAAAAGTTCTTTTGAATCCACTAATACTTTGCAAAATAAAGGATCTGCTACATATCCGTCTATAAAAATAGCTGGAACAAAAAATTTATTAGCAATTTTTTTAAAAAGTGATTCTTCCAGATCAACAATAAAAACCGCGTCTAACGTTCTTCTAATCCCAATAGATACGCCTTCTTCTATTTCTTCTGCTGAAATCAAAAACATATCATACCCCAGAGCATGCAAAATCACACGTATCTCATCTGCCAGATCATAATATTGGTATATCTTACTTTTTTTACTACGAGCCCTCTTATTAATAATCATCCCCACCAGATAGCTCTTTTTTTCTGACAATGCTTTTGCAGCCATATTCGGCACATAATTCAATTTATTTGCCGCCTCAAAAACTCTCAGTCGTGTCTCATGACTAATTCTTTCTGTATCAGAATAATTCAGTACATAAGAAACAGTGGCTGTCGACACTCCTGCCTCTTTAGCAACATCTTTCATCGTAATGCGCTTATCTTTCATTTCATTATTTCCTCTTCTTTTGCCCATCCATGTGCGTACTGCACAGCTTTTTTCCATCCTTTGAGCATTTTCTGCTGTTTTTCGATTTCAATGTCTGGCTGGAACACCCTGTCAATGTCCCAGTTCTGTTTTACATCTTCCTTATCCTTCCAGTATCCCACTGCCAGACCTGCCAGATAAGCAGCTCCCATGGCAGTCGTCTCCACACACTTCGGCCTGTGCACCGGCGCCCGGCTGATATCTGCCTGTGTCTGCATCAGGAAATTATTGGCACTTGCACCGCCATCCACTTTCAGCGCAGAAAGAGCGATTCCGGAATCTGCTCCCATTGCTTCCAGCACATCATTTACCTGATAAGCGAGTGATTCCAGTGTGGCGCGAATAATGTGATCTTTGTTCACGCCCCTGGTCAGTCCCACGATCGTTCCTCTGGCATACTGATCCCAATAAGGTGCTCCAAGCCCGGTAAATGCAGGAACCACATAGCAGCCATTGGTATCCTCCACTTTCTGTGCAAGATATTCTGTATCTGACGCTGAATCAATCAGACGCAGCTCATCCCGCAGCCACTGAATCGCAGCACCTGCCACAAACACGGAGCCTTCCAGTGCATAATTAACTTTTCCTTCCATCCCCCAGGCAATGGTAGTGACCAGACCATTCTCGGAAAAGACCGGTTTTTCGCCGGTGTTCATCAGCAGGAAACATCCGGTTCCGTACGTGTTCTTCGCCTCTCCCTCTTCGAAACAGGTCTGTCCAAACAGCGCTGCCTGCTGATCTCCTGCCGCTCCTGCAATTGGAATCCTTCCTCCGAAAAATCCGGGATCTGCTTCTCCGTAAACAGCACTGCTCGGCTTTGCCTGGGGCAGCATGCATTTTGGAATATCCAGCTCTTCCAAAATCTCATCATCCCACTCCAGCGTATTGATATTAAACAACATCGTCCGGGATGCATTGGAATAATCTGTGACATGCACCGCCCCCTTTGTCAGCTTCCAGATCAGCCAGGTCTCCACTGTACCAAACAGTAATTCTCCCCGTTTTGCCCGTTCTCTTGCACCTTCCACATGGTCTAAGATCCACTTCACTTTCGTTCCGGAAAAATAAGCGTCGATCACAAGCCCGGTCTTCTTCTGAAACATCTCTGTCAGCCCTTTATCTTTCAGGCTGTCACAGTACTCCGAAGTTCTTCTGCACTGCCAGACAATCGCATTATACACCGGTTTTCCTGTATTCTTGTCCCACACGATTGCTGTCTCTCTCTGGTTCGTAATTCCGATCGCCGCAATATCTGCTGCCGATGCATTGATCTGATTCATTGCCTGTCTCGCTACAGAAAGCTGTGTAGACCAGATTTCCCTCGGATCATGCTCCACCCAGCCCGGTTTTGGAAAATACTGCGTAAACTCTTTCTGTGCCATACTGCAGATTTCCCCTTTTTCATTGAACAAAAT
This window of the Mediterraneibacter gnavus ATCC 29149 genome carries:
- a CDS encoding insulinase family protein; this translates as MSIYDLNAYEVIREEDLSDLKSKGILLKHKKSQAKILLFANDDENKVFTIGFRTPAPDSTGVPHIMEHSVLCGSKNFPVKDPFVELVKGSLNTFLNAMTYPDKTLYPVASCNSKDFQNLMHVYMDAVFYPNIYEHDEIFRQEGWSYKLDTADGKLEYNGVVYNEMKGAFSSPEGVLDRVIQNSLFPDTSYANESGGDPDVIPELTYEQFLNFHRTYYHPSNSYIYLYGDMDMEEKLRWLDENYLSAFDAIEVDSEIKYQKPFEEIRELEMEYSISSEESEEDNTYLSYNKVIGTSLDEKLYLAFQILDYALLSAPGAPLKKALLDAGIGKDIMGSYDNGIYQPIFSIVSKNANRDQKEAFIRVIEETLQSIVKNGMDKKSLEAGINYHEFRFREADFGNYPKGLMYGLQIMDSWLYDENEPFMHMQAIPTFEYLKEQISTGYFEKLIQTYLLDNQHGSIVIVKPEKGRTARMDKELEEKLAAYKAGLSEEELNRLVAATKELEAYQESEDAPEDMAKIPVLNREDITEEIAPVYNTEKEIDGIKLVHHEIESNGIGYATLMFDLSGVSEELLPYTGILQSVLGIIDTNNYGYGELFNEINVHTGGIGTSLELYPDVTKAKEKDFRATFEIKGKALYPQMKILFAMMREILMESRLDDEKRLKEILAMLKSRLQMSFQSSGHTTSALRALSYGSPLSKFKDDTDGIGFYEVVRGIEEHFEEKKAELIQNLKQLSRQIFRVDNVMISYTSSEDGLTPIEAAFREIKDTLYPELDGEETPCVLHCRKRNEGFKTSSKVQYVARVGNFIDYGAQYHGALQILKVILSYDYLWQNVRVKGGAYGCMSNFNRIGEGYLISYRDPNLKKTMEVYEGVVDYLKNFTVDERDMTKYIIGTISNIDRPMNPAAKGDRSMNLYMNHVSQEMIRTERSQILHAAQEDIRALAAVVEAMLKAEQICVIGSEEKIEEEKEMFLEVKTLF
- a CDS encoding DUF1667 domain-containing protein, which encodes MKERELTCICCPLGCQITAVTENKTVVSVSGNHCPRGAKYAEAEILHPVRIVTTTVPVTGGTQPRVSVKTKKEIPKEKIMDCIRQLKDVHADAPVEIGDVLLENVAGTGADIVATASVKLQV
- a CDS encoding NAD(P)/FAD-dependent oxidoreductase, whose protein sequence is MVRYEIVIIGGGPAGLAAAVAARAAGAKKIVILERDERLGGILNQCIHNGFGLHTFKEELTGPEYAARFIEQVEALDIEYRLNTMVMDITKERVVTTMSSERGICQIQADAIVLAMGCRERPRGALNIPGYRPAGIYTAGTAQRLVNMEGYLPGREVVILGSGDIGLIMARRMTLEGAHVNVVAELMPYSGGLKRNIVQCLDDYGIPLKLSHTVVKIHGKKRVEGVTLAQVDAQARPIPGTEEFYACDTLLLSVGLLPENELSRQAQVSLNPVTNGPLVDENLETDVEGIFACGNVLHVHDLVDFVSEEATRAGKAAAEYAQRAVQKTEHSVTETFVRIQSEGGVRYTVPSQIHRKQEKGLNIRFRVNKVFGACKVQVYLNGELALEKKKKSAAPGEMEQILIPENVFEKVAEIKEIRLQMEEL
- a CDS encoding NAD(P)/FAD-dependent oxidoreductase; the protein is MYDVIIIGAGVSGAAIARELSRYQGKFCVLDKEADVCCGTSKANSGIVHAGFDAKEGSLMAKLNVEGSKMMEKLSKELDFPYQKNGSLVVCTNEKEVERLYELLERGRRNGVEELQILDRAALKAMEPNIADEAVAALYAPTGGIVCPFGLNIALAENAAQNGVDFCLEQEVKTIERSVKGGYRISTQDTVYETKVVVNAAGVYADEFHNMVSEKKLHITPRKGEYFLLDKTTGAHVSHTVFTLPGKYGKGVLVTPTVHGNLLIGPTATDVEQKEGTDTTMQGMEEICKKAQHSVKEIPFRQVITGFAGLRAHEDGHEFVIQEVEDAPGFIDCAGIESPGLTSAPAIGRLAAEIVRNVLELKENPAFCKTRKGILNPAELTAKERNELIRKNPAYGRIVCRCEMISEGEILDSIHRPLGATTMDGIKRRTRAGMGRCQAGFCTPKRMEILERELKIRQEEITKNGAGSEMIVGRNKDGKI
- a CDS encoding glycoside hydrolase family 13 protein, yielding MNFTTVLHQAKSEYAYAYNENTLHIRLKTERGAVRKVELLALDPFNWVPRNDGSMMYDLDKESIIRLEMRKEQMTEMYDCWFAEAGNLDTKRCKYCFVIETEKEKYIMGCHDRIPYKEDESELYNLFNYFNYPYICKEDLYKAPHWVAHTVWYQIFPERFCNGTPGDGRNVLPWGSEEMDGALKKFGGNLEGIIEKLDYIQKAGFTGIYLTPIFKATSSHKYDTIDYFIIDPEFGTNEIFEKLVKEAHQRGIRIMLDAVFNHCGYQHPFWQDVLMHGKESKYYDYFYILDADKPIFDGQVLDGVPQEIPREELNYRTFAYTPTMPKWNTGNPEVREYLLEAACFWTEKYHIDGWRLDVSNEVPHDFWREFRKRVKDRNPELYILGENWDNSLPWLMGDQFDAVMNYEFAMPIWKYFRKEKEGERIYSEEQFRYAIGRLLTSYPKNVTANLFNLLESHDTERILNRAGQDVSLVKLAYLFMFIFPGTPCVYYGGEIGMGGGEHSNRQCMIWEKEKQNRELFEFISRMIELRKKYDSFCSTELQWINSENSLALKKEGAKETLYVFMQKEGKTQEYVLPEELKEKCCMECISGKMVKLGKSIRLERNGYQMYLIFKETE